From Pseudomonas sp. FP2335, the proteins below share one genomic window:
- a CDS encoding O-acetylhomoserine aminocarboxypropyltransferase/cysteine synthase family protein — protein MKDATIALHHGFKSDPTTKAVAVPIYQNVAFEFDNAQHGADLFNLDVPGNIYTRIMNPTNDVLEQRIAALEGGIAALAVSAGSAAIHYAIQTLTRAGDNIVTTPQLYGGTYTLFAHLLPSFGVDVRFARDDSAQAIAELIDDNTKLVYCESIGNPAGNIVDLQALADVAHARGVPLMVDNTVATPILCKPISFGADIVVHSVTKYIGGHGNSLGGVIVDSGTFPWSDYPEKFPGLNNPEPAYHGVVYTEKFGPAAFIARARTVPLRNTGAALAPMNAFLLLQGLETLALRMERHTENALKVAQFLQGHAEVEWVSYAGLPDHPHHALAQKYLQGKPSAILSFGLKGGYAAGVRFYDALQIFKRLVNIGDAKSLACHPASTTHRQMNEQEQAKAGVKPEMIRLSVGIEAIEDLIEDLQQALGSTQL, from the coding sequence ATGAAAGACGCCACTATCGCACTGCACCACGGCTTCAAGTCGGACCCCACCACCAAGGCCGTCGCGGTGCCGATCTACCAGAACGTCGCCTTCGAATTCGATAACGCCCAGCACGGCGCCGACCTGTTCAACCTGGACGTGCCCGGCAATATCTACACGCGCATCATGAACCCGACCAACGACGTGCTGGAGCAACGTATCGCAGCCTTGGAAGGCGGTATTGCGGCCCTGGCCGTGTCGGCTGGCAGCGCGGCGATCCACTATGCGATCCAGACCCTGACCCGCGCCGGCGACAACATCGTCACCACGCCGCAGCTCTACGGCGGCACCTACACCCTGTTTGCGCACCTGCTGCCGAGCTTTGGCGTGGACGTACGCTTCGCCCGTGACGACTCCGCGCAAGCCATCGCCGAGCTGATCGACGACAACACCAAGCTGGTGTACTGCGAAAGCATCGGCAACCCGGCGGGAAATATCGTCGACCTGCAAGCCCTGGCGGACGTCGCCCACGCCCGAGGCGTGCCGCTGATGGTGGACAACACCGTGGCCACGCCGATCCTGTGCAAGCCCATCAGCTTCGGCGCCGACATCGTGGTGCACTCGGTGACCAAGTACATCGGCGGCCATGGCAACTCCCTGGGCGGCGTGATAGTCGACAGCGGCACCTTCCCCTGGAGCGATTACCCGGAGAAATTCCCCGGCCTCAACAACCCCGAGCCCGCCTATCACGGCGTGGTCTACACCGAGAAATTCGGCCCCGCCGCCTTTATCGCGCGCGCCCGCACCGTGCCGCTGCGCAATACCGGCGCGGCGTTGGCCCCGATGAACGCGTTCCTGCTGCTGCAAGGCCTGGAAACCCTGGCCCTGCGCATGGAGCGCCACACCGAGAACGCGTTGAAAGTTGCGCAGTTCCTGCAAGGCCATGCCGAGGTGGAGTGGGTCAGCTACGCGGGCCTGCCGGATCACCCGCACCACGCGCTGGCGCAGAAATACCTGCAAGGCAAACCGTCGGCGATCCTGTCGTTTGGCTTGAAGGGCGGCTACGCAGCCGGGGTGCGCTTCTACGACGCGCTGCAAATCTTCAAGCGCCTGGTGAATATCGGCGATGCCAAATCCCTGGCCTGCCACCCGGCCTCCACCACCCACAGGCAGATGAACGAGCAAGAACAGGCCAAGGCCGGGGTCAAGCCGGAGATGATTCGCCTGTCGGTGGGCATCGAGGCGATTGAAGACCTGATCGAGGATTTGCAGCAGGCGTTGGGCTCAACCCAGCTCTGA
- the putP gene encoding sodium/proline symporter PutP: MSVSNPTLITFVIYIAAMVLIGFMAYRSTNNLSDYILGGRSLGSVVTALSAGASDMSGWLLMGLPGAIYMSGLSESWIAIGLIVGAYLNWLFVAGRLRVQTEHNGDALTLPDYFSSRFEDKSGLLRIISAVVILVFFTIYCASGIVAGARLFESTFGMSYETALWAGAAATIAYTFVGGFLAVSWTDTVQATLMIFALILTPIIVLLATGGVDTTFLAIEAKNPDNFNMLKNTTFIGIISLMGWGLGYFGQPHILARFMAADSVKSIANARRISMTWMILCLGGTVAVGFFGIAYFSAHPEVAGPVTENHERVFIELAKLLFNPWIAGVLLSAILAAVMSTLSCQLLVCSSALTEDFYKTFLRKNASQRELVWVGRLMVLLVALIAIAMAANPNNRVLGLVSYAWAGFGAAFGPVVLISVIWKGMTRNGALAGILVGAITVIVWKHFELLGLYEIIPGFIFASLAIYFVSKLGAPTAGMVERFDAAEKDYNLNK, translated from the coding sequence ATGAGCGTTAGCAATCCAACCCTGATCACGTTCGTGATCTACATCGCAGCAATGGTGCTGATCGGCTTCATGGCCTATCGCTCCACCAATAACCTTTCCGATTACATCCTCGGCGGTCGCAGCCTCGGTAGCGTGGTCACGGCCTTGTCGGCCGGTGCGTCCGACATGAGTGGCTGGTTGTTGATGGGCCTGCCCGGCGCGATTTACATGTCCGGCCTGTCGGAAAGCTGGATCGCCATCGGCCTGATCGTTGGTGCCTACCTCAACTGGCTGTTCGTGGCCGGTCGCCTGCGGGTACAGACCGAACACAACGGCGACGCCCTGACCCTGCCGGACTACTTCTCCAGCCGTTTCGAAGATAAGAGCGGCCTGCTGCGGATCATCTCCGCCGTGGTGATCCTGGTGTTCTTCACCATCTACTGCGCTTCGGGCATCGTGGCTGGCGCCCGTCTGTTCGAAAGCACCTTCGGCATGTCCTACGAGACTGCGCTGTGGGCCGGCGCTGCCGCGACTATTGCCTACACCTTCGTCGGTGGTTTCCTGGCAGTGAGCTGGACAGATACCGTACAAGCCACCCTGATGATCTTCGCGCTGATCCTCACGCCGATCATCGTGCTGCTGGCCACCGGCGGCGTCGACACCACCTTCCTGGCCATCGAAGCCAAGAACCCTGACAACTTCAACATGCTGAAGAACACTACCTTCATCGGCATCATCTCGCTGATGGGCTGGGGCCTGGGTTACTTCGGCCAGCCGCACATCCTCGCGCGTTTCATGGCGGCGGATTCGGTGAAGTCGATTGCCAACGCGCGCCGCATCTCCATGACCTGGATGATCCTGTGCCTGGGCGGCACCGTGGCCGTAGGCTTCTTCGGCATCGCTTACTTCTCGGCGCACCCGGAAGTGGCCGGCCCTGTGACCGAGAACCACGAGCGTGTGTTCATCGAACTGGCCAAGCTGCTGTTCAACCCGTGGATTGCGGGCGTGCTGCTGTCGGCCATCCTGGCTGCCGTGATGAGCACCCTGAGCTGCCAGTTGCTGGTGTGCTCCAGCGCCCTGACCGAAGACTTCTACAAGACTTTCCTGCGCAAAAACGCTTCCCAGCGTGAGCTGGTATGGGTTGGCCGCCTGATGGTGCTGCTGGTTGCCCTGATCGCCATCGCCATGGCCGCCAACCCGAACAACCGCGTGCTGGGCCTGGTGAGCTACGCCTGGGCCGGTTTCGGCGCGGCGTTCGGCCCTGTGGTGCTGATCTCGGTAATCTGGAAAGGCATGACCCGCAACGGCGCGCTGGCCGGCATCCTGGTCGGCGCGATCACCGTGATCGTGTGGAAACACTTCGAACTGCTGGGCCTGTACGAAATCATCCCGGGCTTCATCTTCGCCAGCCTGGCGATCTACTTCGTGAGCAAGCTGGGCGCACCGACTGCAGGTATGGTCGAGCGCTTTGATGCGGCGGAGAAGGACTACAACCTCAACAAGTAA
- a CDS encoding type VI secretion system tip protein VgrG has product MFAPANQSAFTLTLDGLASDLKVLSFTGTEALSQPYCFDLELVSEQPDLDLEGLLHRQMYLGFDAQGHGIHGVVYRVAQGDSGRRLTRYQLSLVPQLAYLAHSSHQRIFQHKTVPQMVAQVLTAQGIQGDRFEFRLSGTYPEREYCVQFGETDLAFVQRLCAEAGIHYHFQHCVERHLLVFGDDQTVFAQPDRPSPYSPGSGMVAHAPAIKRFAVQLETRTTALNLRDYDWRKPRLTLESTVAGEQLPHLEAQDYPAHFSDRAHGKYLAQRGLERYRSDYRIARGSGDEPALVTGGFLKLAGHPREEWNDLWLVTHIVHEGKQPQVLEEAVTEVPGGDFRQGYRNEFVAAPWDVIFRPPLPGRPSISGYQNAVVTGPADSEIHCDEYGRVKVQLAWDRNGEHNDHSSCWLRVASGWAHDRYGAVLIPRVGMEVLVGFVNGDMDMPLVMGCLPNAATPLPLDLPADKTRSILRSHSSPGGGGYNELRIEDRKGAEEIYLRAQRDWTQHVLHDQQVQVDNRRRITVGGESHHELQGEEQRITHGNRLIELKRDDHLLVGGSQQMRAAGTIQIGAGQSVVIDAGASVTIQAGGQSITLSAGGIFSSVPIQPGGAPTVVSAPLRPGLKEALQTVVPAPLSRVQVASLKRSAPFCEECERCKNGQCAVA; this is encoded by the coding sequence ATGTTCGCTCCTGCCAATCAAAGTGCCTTCACCCTGACCCTGGATGGGCTTGCCAGTGACTTAAAGGTCTTGAGCTTCACGGGCACCGAAGCCCTCAGCCAACCCTATTGTTTTGATCTTGAATTGGTCAGCGAACAGCCTGATCTGGATCTCGAAGGCCTGCTGCATCGTCAGATGTACCTGGGTTTCGACGCGCAGGGTCATGGCATTCACGGCGTGGTCTATCGCGTGGCTCAAGGTGACTCGGGGCGCCGGCTGACGCGTTATCAACTCAGTCTGGTTCCACAGTTGGCCTACCTGGCCCACAGCAGCCACCAGCGCATCTTCCAACACAAGACGGTGCCGCAGATGGTTGCGCAGGTGCTGACGGCGCAGGGCATTCAGGGCGATCGTTTTGAGTTCCGCCTCAGTGGTACGTATCCCGAGCGTGAGTATTGCGTGCAGTTTGGCGAGACCGACCTGGCGTTCGTTCAGCGGCTGTGTGCCGAGGCTGGCATCCACTATCACTTCCAACATTGCGTCGAGCGGCACCTGCTGGTGTTTGGCGATGACCAGACGGTGTTTGCCCAGCCTGACCGGCCCAGCCCTTACTCCCCCGGTTCCGGGATGGTTGCGCACGCCCCGGCGATCAAGCGTTTTGCGGTGCAATTGGAGACGCGTACTACAGCGCTGAATCTGCGTGATTACGACTGGCGCAAGCCGCGTCTGACGCTGGAAAGCACGGTGGCCGGCGAGCAGCTTCCCCACCTTGAGGCGCAGGACTACCCCGCGCACTTCAGCGACCGCGCCCATGGCAAGTACCTGGCGCAGCGTGGCCTGGAGCGCTATCGCAGCGACTATCGAATCGCCCGGGGCAGTGGCGATGAACCGGCGTTGGTCACCGGCGGGTTTCTCAAGCTGGCCGGGCACCCGCGCGAGGAGTGGAATGATTTGTGGCTGGTGACCCATATCGTCCACGAAGGCAAGCAACCCCAGGTGCTGGAAGAGGCGGTCACCGAGGTGCCGGGCGGGGACTTTCGCCAGGGGTATCGCAATGAATTTGTGGCGGCACCGTGGGATGTGATCTTTCGTCCACCGTTGCCTGGGCGCCCGAGTATTTCGGGGTATCAGAACGCGGTCGTCACCGGCCCCGCCGACAGCGAAATCCATTGCGACGAATACGGACGGGTCAAGGTGCAACTGGCCTGGGATCGCAACGGCGAACACAACGACCATTCCAGTTGCTGGCTGCGGGTGGCCAGCGGTTGGGCCCATGACCGCTATGGCGCGGTGCTGATCCCGCGAGTGGGCATGGAGGTGTTGGTGGGCTTCGTCAATGGCGACATGGACATGCCGTTGGTGATGGGTTGCCTGCCCAACGCGGCGACGCCGCTGCCCCTCGACCTGCCGGCGGACAAGACCCGCAGCATCTTGCGCAGCCACAGCAGCCCCGGGGGTGGTGGCTACAACGAGTTGCGCATCGAGGACCGCAAGGGCGCCGAGGAAATCTACCTGCGTGCCCAGCGCGATTGGACCCAGCATGTGCTGCATGACCAGCAGGTGCAGGTCGACAACCGGCGGCGGATCACGGTGGGCGGCGAGTCGCACCACGAACTGCAAGGCGAGGAGCAGCGCATCACCCACGGCAATCGCCTGATCGAACTCAAGAGGGATGATCATCTGCTGGTCGGCGGTTCGCAGCAGATGCGGGCCGCAGGCACCATTCAGATTGGCGCCGGGCAAAGCGTGGTGATCGATGCGGGCGCGAGCGTGACGATCCAGGCCGGGGGGCAATCGATCACCTTGTCAGCCGGCGGGATTTTCAGCAGCGTGCCGATCCAGCCCGGTGGTGCACCCACTGTGGTGTCGGCGCCGTTGCGGCCTGGGCTGAAGGAGGCGTTGCAGACGGTGGTTCCTGCACCGTTGAGCCGCGTACAAGTCGCCAGCCTCAAGCGCAGTGCGCCGTTCTGCGAAGAATGTGAGCGTTGCAAGAATGGCCAGTGCGCCGTTGCCTGA
- the putA gene encoding trifunctional transcriptional regulator/proline dehydrogenase/L-glutamate gamma-semialdehyde dehydrogenase, producing the protein MATTTLGVKLDDPTRERLKAAATSIDRTPHWLIKQAIFNYLEKLEGGATLTELNGLSSKDGDDAGEVQTDHAHQCFLEFAESILPQSVLRASITAAYRRPEPEVVPMLIEQARLPAPMAEATNKLAASIAEKLRNQKSAGGRAGIVQGLLQEFSLSSQEGVALMCLAEALLRIPDKGTRDALIRDKISTGNWQPHLGNSPSLFVNAATWGLLLTGKLVATHNEAGLTSSLSRIIGKSGEPMIRKGVDMAMRLMGEQFVTGETIAEALANASKFEAKGFRYSYDMLGEAALTEHDAQKYLASYEQAIHSIGKASHGRGIYEGPGISIKLSALHPRYSRAQYERVMDELYPRLLSLTLLAKQYDIGLNIDAEEADRLELSLDLLERLCFEPQLTGWNGIGFVIQAYQKRCPYVIDYVIDLARRSRHRLMIRLVKGAYWDSEIKRAQVEGLEGYPVYTRKVYTDVSYIACARKLLSVPEVIYPQFATHNAHTLSAIYHIAGQNYYPGQYEFQCLHGMGEPLYEQVVGKVSDGKLNRPCRVYAPVGTHETLLAYLVRRLLENGANTSFVNRIADQSISIQELVADPVASIEQMATLEGGFGLPHPRIPLPRDLYGSDRANSAGIDLANEHRLASLSCALLATAHNNWKAAPMLGCAASEQPAAPVLNPSDLRDVVGHVQEATVEDVDNAIQCAIGAGPIWQATPPAERAAILERAADLMESEIQPLMGLLAREAGKTFANAIAEVREAVDFLRYYAVQARNDFTNDAHRPLGPVVCISPWNFPLAIFSGQVAAALAAGNPVLAKPAEQTPLVAAQAVRILLEAGIPQGVLQLLPGQGETVGARLVGDDRVKGVMFTGSTEVARLLQRNVAGRLDAQGRPIPLIAETGGQNAMIVDSSALTEQVVIDVVSSAFDSAGQRCSALRVLCLQEDSADRVIEMLKGAMAECRLGNPERLSVDIGPVIDAEAKAGIEKHIQAMRDKGRNVYQVAIADGEEIKRGTFVMPTLIELESFDELQREIFGPVLHVVRYKRKEIDQLIGQINASGYGLTLGVHTRIDETIAKVIDNVHAGNVYVNRNIVGAVVGVQPFGGEGLSGTGPKAGGPLYLYRLLSTRPTDAIEQSFVRGDALAAPDVRLRDAMSQPLTALKTWADGNKLSELSALCSQFAAQSQSGITRQLAGPTGERNSYAILPREHVLCLAEVEGDLLTQLAAVLAVGGSAVWPETDLTKALLPRLPKEIQAKIKRVTDWTKDEVVFDAVVHHGDSDQLRAVCQQVAQRSGAIVGVHGLSQGETAIALERLVIERALSVNTAAAGGNASLMTIG; encoded by the coding sequence ATGGCTACGACCACCCTTGGGGTCAAACTCGACGACCCGACCCGCGAACGCCTGAAGGCGGCCGCGACCTCCATTGATCGCACGCCACACTGGCTGATCAAGCAGGCGATTTTCAATTACCTGGAGAAACTGGAGGGTGGTGCAACCCTGACCGAACTCAATGGCTTGAGCAGCAAGGACGGCGACGACGCTGGCGAGGTCCAGACCGACCACGCGCACCAGTGCTTCCTCGAATTTGCCGAGAGCATCCTGCCGCAATCCGTACTGCGCGCCTCGATCACCGCCGCCTACCGCCGCCCTGAGCCGGAAGTGGTGCCGATGCTGATCGAACAGGCTCGTCTGCCAGCACCAATGGCCGAAGCCACCAACAAGCTGGCTGCGTCGATCGCTGAAAAACTGCGTAACCAGAAGAGTGCCGGCGGCCGTGCCGGTATTGTTCAGGGCCTGCTGCAAGAGTTCTCCCTGTCGTCCCAGGAAGGCGTGGCACTGATGTGCCTGGCCGAAGCACTGCTGCGCATCCCGGACAAGGGCACTCGCGACGCGCTGATCCGCGACAAAATCAGCACCGGCAACTGGCAGCCGCACCTGGGCAACAGCCCGTCGCTGTTCGTCAACGCCGCCACCTGGGGCCTGCTGCTGACCGGCAAACTGGTCGCCACCCACAACGAAGCGGGCTTGACCTCATCCCTGAGCCGCATCATCGGCAAGAGCGGCGAGCCGATGATCCGCAAGGGCGTCGACATGGCCATGCGCCTGATGGGCGAGCAGTTCGTCACGGGTGAAACCATCGCCGAAGCCCTGGCCAACGCGAGCAAGTTCGAAGCCAAGGGCTTCCGCTATTCCTACGACATGCTCGGTGAAGCCGCACTCACCGAACACGATGCGCAGAAGTACCTGGCCTCGTACGAACAAGCCATTCACTCCATCGGCAAAGCCTCCCACGGCCGCGGGATCTATGAAGGCCCGGGCATCTCCATCAAGCTATCGGCACTGCACCCGCGTTACAGCCGTGCGCAGTACGAGCGTGTGATGGACGAGCTGTACCCACGCCTGCTGTCCCTGACCTTGCTGGCCAAGCAATACGACATCGGCTTGAACATCGACGCCGAAGAAGCCGACCGCCTGGAGCTGTCGCTGGACCTGCTGGAACGCCTGTGCTTCGAGCCGCAACTGACCGGCTGGAACGGCATCGGCTTCGTGATCCAGGCTTACCAGAAGCGTTGCCCGTATGTGATCGACTACGTGATCGACCTGGCGCGCCGTAGCCGTCACCGCCTGATGATCCGCCTGGTAAAAGGCGCGTACTGGGACAGCGAGATCAAGCGCGCCCAGGTCGAAGGCCTGGAAGGCTACCCGGTGTACACCCGCAAGGTTTACACCGACGTGTCCTACATCGCCTGCGCACGCAAACTGCTGTCGGTGCCGGAAGTCATCTACCCGCAGTTCGCCACGCACAACGCCCACACCCTGTCGGCCATCTACCATATTGCCGGCCAGAACTATTACCCGGGCCAGTACGAGTTCCAATGCCTGCACGGCATGGGTGAACCTCTGTACGAGCAGGTTGTAGGCAAGGTTTCCGATGGCAAGCTGAACCGTCCGTGCCGCGTGTACGCTCCGGTCGGCACCCACGAAACACTGTTGGCTTACCTGGTACGTCGCCTGCTGGAAAACGGCGCCAACACCTCGTTCGTCAACCGCATCGCTGACCAGTCCATCTCGATTCAGGAGCTGGTGGCCGACCCAGTGGCCAGCATCGAGCAAATGGCCACGCTGGAAGGCGGCTTCGGCCTGCCACACCCGCGCATTCCATTGCCCCGTGACCTGTACGGCAGCGACCGCGCCAACTCGGCCGGTATCGACCTGGCCAACGAACATCGCCTGGCATCGCTGTCCTGCGCCCTGCTGGCCACTGCCCACAACAACTGGAAGGCCGCGCCGATGCTCGGCTGCGCCGCCAGTGAACAGCCGGCGGCACCGGTGCTGAACCCGTCCGACCTGCGCGACGTGGTCGGCCACGTACAAGAAGCTACGGTCGAAGACGTCGACAACGCCATCCAGTGCGCCATCGGCGCCGGTCCCATCTGGCAGGCCACCCCGCCCGCCGAGCGTGCCGCGATCCTGGAGCGCGCCGCCGACCTGATGGAAAGCGAGATCCAACCGCTGATGGGCCTGCTGGCCCGCGAAGCCGGCAAGACCTTCGCCAACGCCATCGCCGAAGTGCGCGAAGCCGTGGACTTCCTGCGTTACTACGCGGTGCAGGCACGTAACGACTTCACCAATGACGCCCACCGCCCACTGGGGCCGGTGGTGTGCATCAGCCCGTGGAACTTCCCGCTGGCGATCTTCAGCGGCCAGGTCGCCGCTGCACTGGCCGCCGGCAACCCCGTACTGGCCAAGCCTGCCGAGCAAACCCCGCTGGTCGCCGCGCAAGCCGTGCGCATCCTGCTGGAAGCCGGTATTCCGCAAGGCGTGCTGCAACTGCTGCCGGGCCAGGGCGAAACCGTGGGTGCCCGCCTGGTGGGTGATGATCGCGTCAAAGGCGTGATGTTCACTGGTTCCACCGAGGTTGCGCGCCTGCTGCAGCGCAATGTCGCCGGTCGCCTGGATGCCCAGGGCCGTCCGATCCCGCTGATCGCCGAAACCGGCGGCCAGAACGCAATGATCGTCGACTCCTCGGCACTCACCGAACAAGTGGTCATCGACGTCGTGTCCTCGGCCTTTGACAGTGCCGGTCAACGCTGCTCGGCCCTGCGTGTACTGTGCTTGCAGGAAGATTCGGCAGACCGCGTCATCGAAATGCTCAAGGGCGCCATGGCCGAATGCCGTCTGGGCAACCCGGAGCGCCTGTCGGTAGACATCGGCCCGGTGATCGACGCCGAAGCCAAGGCGGGTATCGAGAAACACATCCAGGCCATGCGTGACAAAGGCCGCAATGTGTACCAGGTGGCAATCGCCGACGGTGAAGAGATCAAGCGCGGCACCTTCGTGATGCCAACCCTGATCGAACTGGAAAGCTTCGACGAACTGCAACGCGAAATCTTCGGCCCGGTACTGCACGTGGTGCGCTACAAGCGCAAAGAGATCGATCAGCTCATCGGCCAGATCAACGCGTCGGGCTACGGCCTGACACTGGGCGTGCACACCCGTATCGACGAGACCATCGCCAAGGTGATCGACAACGTCCACGCCGGTAACGTCTACGTAAACCGCAACATCGTGGGTGCCGTGGTTGGCGTACAACCGTTCGGTGGCGAAGGCTTGTCGGGGACTGGCCCGAAAGCCGGTGGTCCGCTGTACCTGTATCGCCTGCTGTCGACTCGTCCTACGGATGCCATCGAGCAGTCCTTCGTACGTGGCGATGCCCTGGCCGCTCCAGATGTACGTCTGCGGGATGCCATGAGCCAGCCGCTGACCGCCCTGAAAACCTGGGCCGACGGCAACAAGCTCAGCGAGCTGAGCGCCCTGTGCAGCCAGTTCGCCGCGCAATCGCAAAGCGGTATCACCCGCCAACTGGCCGGCCCGACCGGCGAGCGCAACAGCTACGCCATCCTGCCCCGCGAGCACGTATTGTGCCTGGCGGAAGTAGAAGGCGACCTGCTGACGCAACTGGCGGCAGTGCTGGCGGTAGGCGGTTCGGCGGTATGGCCGGAAACTGACTTGACCAAGGCGTTGCTCCCACGCCTGCCGAAAGAAATTCAGGCGAAGATCAAGCGCGTGACTGACTGGACCAAGGACGAAGTGGTATTCGACGCCGTTGTGCACCACGGCGACTCCGACCAACTGCGTGCGGTGTGCCAGCAAGTGGCGCAGCGCAGTGGTGCGATTGTCGGGGTGCATGGTTTGTCCCAAGGCGAGACGGCGATTGCGCTGGAACGCCTGGTGATCGAGCGGGCACTGAGCGTTAACACCGCAGCCGCGGGCGGTAACGCGAGCCTGATGACCATCGGCTAA
- a CDS encoding 23S rRNA (adenine(2030)-N(6))-methyltransferase RlmJ: MNYRHAFHAGNHADVFKHLTLTRLIALMSRKEQPFAYLDTHAGIGLYDLQGDQANRTGEYLEGIARLWGQSDLPPLTADYMRVLHEMNPDGQLRYYPGSPELARRLTRPQDRVLLNEKHPEDGLLLKDNMKGDRRVKVHLGEGWHVPRALLPVPEKRALMLIDPPFEKLDEMQRCAASLKEAVSRMRQTVAAIWYPVKDQRMLRRFYQDLAGTGAPKLLRVELLVHPLDTPNTLTGSGLAIANPPWGLEEELRELLPWLSKQLGQTQGGWQMDWLIAE; encoded by the coding sequence ATGAATTATCGTCACGCCTTTCACGCCGGCAACCACGCCGATGTCTTCAAACACCTGACCTTGACCCGCCTCATCGCCCTGATGTCGCGCAAGGAGCAGCCGTTCGCCTACCTCGACACCCATGCCGGTATCGGTCTGTACGACCTGCAGGGCGACCAGGCCAACCGCACGGGTGAATACCTGGAAGGCATCGCGCGCCTGTGGGGCCAAAGCGACCTGCCGCCACTGACCGCCGACTACATGCGCGTGCTGCACGAGATGAACCCGGATGGCCAGTTGCGCTACTACCCGGGCTCGCCGGAGCTGGCGCGCCGCCTCACGCGGCCGCAGGATCGGGTGTTGCTCAACGAGAAGCACCCGGAAGACGGCCTGCTGCTCAAAGACAATATGAAGGGTGATCGCCGCGTCAAAGTGCATTTGGGCGAAGGCTGGCACGTGCCGCGTGCCCTGTTGCCGGTGCCGGAAAAACGCGCACTGATGCTGATCGATCCGCCGTTCGAGAAACTCGACGAGATGCAGCGCTGCGCCGCTTCCCTCAAGGAAGCCGTGAGCCGCATGCGCCAGACCGTCGCTGCGATTTGGTATCCGGTGAAAGACCAGCGCATGTTGCGCCGCTTCTACCAGGACCTGGCCGGCACTGGTGCGCCGAAGTTGCTGCGCGTGGAGTTGTTGGTGCATCCGCTGGATACGCCGAACACCCTGACCGGCTCGGGCCTGGCGATTGCCAACCCGCCGTGGGGTTTGGAGGAGGAATTGCGTGAGCTGCTGCCGTGGTTGTCCAAGCAGCTTGGGCAGACCCAGGGTGGGTGGCAGATGGATTGGCTGATTGCTGAGTAA
- a CDS encoding DUF4123 domain-containing protein: protein MHQSLRAGEQLFAILGAASDAKPVDAWRALAAGTPLQPVWAGTPYGTWSEVMPYVAIVEPGSPFLDWVAATESTDWGWLAVSSSPLESVVAYLQSLTKVFLPDGQEVFLRFWDGVQWWPIVQQCGAELLPVFQRYLINGQPLSVATGPVAVANPGPWWHVPASLLEQLAGRSRRTLIDNLLQGLEEQCPDLHTAFPPATLRHKVAYFARGRQISHAGLAGYLASELG from the coding sequence ATGCATCAATCCTTGCGTGCGGGTGAACAGCTCTTCGCCATACTGGGCGCCGCCAGCGACGCAAAGCCAGTGGACGCCTGGCGAGCGCTGGCCGCCGGAACGCCTCTGCAACCCGTTTGGGCCGGCACGCCCTATGGGACATGGAGCGAGGTGATGCCCTACGTCGCCATTGTCGAACCGGGCAGTCCGTTCCTCGACTGGGTAGCCGCCACCGAGTCCACCGACTGGGGTTGGCTGGCGGTTTCGTCCAGCCCGCTGGAAAGTGTGGTCGCGTACCTGCAAAGCCTGACCAAGGTCTTCCTGCCGGATGGTCAGGAGGTGTTCTTGCGGTTCTGGGACGGGGTGCAGTGGTGGCCGATCGTTCAGCAGTGCGGCGCGGAGCTATTGCCCGTGTTCCAACGCTACCTGATCAACGGTCAGCCGCTGAGCGTGGCGACCGGCCCGGTGGCGGTTGCCAACCCCGGCCCGTGGTGGCACGTGCCGGCGTCGCTGCTCGAACAGCTGGCCGGGCGATCGCGCCGAACCCTTATCGATAACCTGTTGCAAGGGCTCGAAGAGCAATGCCCGGACCTCCATACCGCCTTCCCGCCGGCGACCTTGCGGCACAAGGTCGCCTACTTCGCGCGCGGGCGGCAGATCAGCCATGCGGGGTTGGCCGGTTACCTCGCCTCAGAGCTGGGTTGA